AACGGCAACGGGTTCGTGGGCGTGGGCTCAGGCAAGGCTAAGCAGTACACTGATGCCCTGGCCAAGGCGATTAGGAACGCGAAGCTCAACATAACCCCGATCAGGAGAGGGTGCGGGAGCTGGGAGTGCAGGTGCGGAGAGCCTCACAGCGTCCCGTTCACGGTTACCGGGAAGAGCGGGAGCGTTGAGATCATTATTAAGCCAGCGCCTAAGGGAACAGGGCTTGTAGCCGGAGATATTGGTAAAGTGGTTTTGAGAATGGCCGGTATCAAGGATGCGTGGACGGAGTCTTTTGGCGAGACAAGGACATCCCTGAACTTTGCAAAGGCAACGTTGAATGCTTTAAGGAACACGTACAGGTTTGTAACACCTGTTGACTGGTTGAAAGGCTGAGGTGGTTTAAATGGTTGCTGAACTCTACGCTATAATAAGGCTCAGGGGCTTGGCGGACACCCCGCCCGACGTCGAGCACGCGTTGAAACTGCTCAGGCTTCACAGGAAATACCACCTGGTCATCTACCCGTCAGACCTTCCCGGGCTGAAAGGCGTGTTGGAAACCGTCAAGGACTGGGTCACATGGGGCGAGATTTCAAGGGAAACCCTTATCGAACTGTTGAGGAGTAGGGGGAGAACCATCGGCGGCAGAAAGCTTACCGATGAGTACGTTAACGAGAAGCTGAAACACCTAGGCATAACCGGCGGGATAGAAGGGTTAGCGGACGCGTTGCTAGAGGGGCGTGTCAGGCTTCACGAGATAGACAGCCTGGTTAAACCTGTTTTCAGAATGCACCCGCCGAGAGGAGGGTTTAAGAGGAGCATTAAGAAATCAGTAGGGAATAGCGGGGAGCTAGGCTACAGGGGTAAGGCGATTAACGATTTAATAATGAAAATGATCTAGGGTGATTGGAATGGTTGTGAGAAAGGAGAAAAAATCCAGAAAGCTCCGCGGCAGGACCAGGACAATGGGATGGGGAAGGGTTGGCCAGCACAGGAAGAGCGGTTCAAGAGGCGGCTTCGGAGCTGTTGGAATGCACAAGCACAAGTACTTATGGGTTATAAAGAACGCTCCCAGATGGTACGGGAAGCACGGGTTCACCTCACCATGGAGCGTTAGGGAAGAGGTCAGGGCTATAAACGTTGGCGAGCTCGACGAGATAGCCAGGAGGCTTGAGCAGGAGGGTAAGGCGGTGGTTGAGAACGGGCTAGTAGTGATTAACACTGTGGAAATGGGTTATAACAAAGTGCTGGGGAGAGGAAGGGTTTCCGGGAAGCTAAAGGTTATTGCTGAGTATGTTTCCGAGGAGGCTAAGAGGAAGATCGAGGAGGCAGGCGGTAGGGTAGAGGTTTTAGAGTAGCATCATTCAATACTCCCTACGCACATCTTTCTCCTCACAAGTTAACGGTTGCCTCAGGCATTTCTCAATGTTTCAGCGTGCGGAATTAGGTATTTAAACGATTTATCAGTATTATTAA
This region of Thermosphaera aggregans genomic DNA includes:
- a CDS encoding uL15 family ribosomal protein, whose product is MVVRKEKKSRKLRGRTRTMGWGRVGQHRKSGSRGGFGAVGMHKHKYLWVIKNAPRWYGKHGFTSPWSVREEVRAINVGELDEIARRLEQEGKAVVENGLVVINTVEMGYNKVLGRGRVSGKLKVIAEYVSEEAKRKIEEAGGRVEVLE
- a CDS encoding 30S ribosomal protein S5: MAMSAVDKVALERWVPRTRVGRMVVEGKITSLKEIFDRNLPLLEPEIVDYLLPDLKYERIDAGIVQKMTDAGRRTKFRVVVVIGNGNGFVGVGSGKAKQYTDALAKAIRNAKLNITPIRRGCGSWECRCGEPHSVPFTVTGKSGSVEIIIKPAPKGTGLVAGDIGKVVLRMAGIKDAWTESFGETRTSLNFAKATLNALRNTYRFVTPVDWLKG
- a CDS encoding 50S ribosomal protein L30, producing the protein MVAELYAIIRLRGLADTPPDVEHALKLLRLHRKYHLVIYPSDLPGLKGVLETVKDWVTWGEISRETLIELLRSRGRTIGGRKLTDEYVNEKLKHLGITGGIEGLADALLEGRVRLHEIDSLVKPVFRMHPPRGGFKRSIKKSVGNSGELGYRGKAINDLIMKMI